A stretch of the uncultured Cohaesibacter sp. genome encodes the following:
- a CDS encoding dipeptide ABC transporter ATP-binding protein, with the protein MNDKTNPILHVRNITRDYVSKSGMFGKTETVRALKGIDFDLYEGETLALVGESGCGKSTLARILTLIDVQTSGELNIQGKPYNIETKRVTSDMRRTIQIVFQNPYGSLNPRQKVGAVLEEPLLINHPEMSADERREKAMAMLLKVGLLPEHFGRYPHMFSGGQRQRIAIGRALMLNPKILVLDEPVSALDLSIQAQILNLLKDLQDEFKLSYLFISHDLSVVKYLADRVMVMYFGEIVEHGTRDQVFNDPQHDYTKTLLAATPQTSIEKIRARVLKQASA; encoded by the coding sequence ATGAATGACAAGACCAATCCCATTCTGCATGTGCGCAACATCACCCGCGACTATGTTTCAAAAAGCGGGATGTTCGGCAAGACCGAGACCGTTCGGGCGCTCAAGGGCATCGACTTTGATCTGTATGAAGGCGAAACTCTGGCGCTGGTCGGGGAATCGGGGTGCGGCAAGTCTACACTGGCCCGTATTCTGACCCTGATTGATGTTCAGACGTCGGGCGAGCTCAATATTCAGGGTAAGCCCTACAATATCGAGACGAAACGTGTGACATCCGATATGCGCCGGACCATTCAGATCGTGTTCCAGAATCCTTATGGCTCGCTCAATCCGCGCCAGAAGGTCGGGGCCGTGCTGGAAGAGCCGCTGTTGATCAATCATCCGGAAATGTCGGCAGATGAACGGCGTGAAAAGGCGATGGCAATGCTGCTCAAGGTGGGGCTGCTGCCAGAGCATTTTGGACGCTATCCGCATATGTTTTCCGGTGGTCAGCGCCAGCGCATCGCCATTGGCCGCGCGTTGATGCTCAATCCGAAAATTCTGGTGCTTGACGAGCCGGTATCGGCGCTCGATTTGTCGATTCAGGCGCAGATCCTCAATCTGCTGAAAGATTTGCAGGACGAGTTCAAATTGTCCTATCTGTTCATTTCGCACGATCTGTCGGTGGTCAAATATCTGGCCGACCGGGTGATGGTTATGTATTTCGGCGAGATTGTCGAACATGGCACGCGGGATCAGGTCTTCAATGATCCGCAGCATGACTATACCAAGACCTTGCTGGCGGCTACGCCACAGACCAGCATCGAAAAGATCCGCGCGCGCGTGCTAAAGCAGGCAAGCGCTTGA
- the thiB gene encoding thiamine ABC transporter substrate binding subunit encodes MKALTLSLISATLLVSTTLSASAADKPTLTVYTYDSFVADWGPGPAIKKGFEETCGCTVSFIAPGDATEGFNRLRLEGKNSKADILLGLDSNLVADAEKSGLFEAHGLKTDHLSLPIEWDASTYMPFDWGYFAFVYDSDKVKNPPKSFDALLNAPEDFKILIQDPRSSTPGLGLMLWIKDIYGDKAGEVWSKLAPRILTVTKGWSEAYGMFLEGQAQMVLSYTTSPAYHIVTEDKTNYLAAAFDEGHYMQIELAAITKSSQHKDLAKDFLAYLTGPAAQKVIPTTNWMYPVALNKADLPEAFDTLIQPEKARLIAPKDVPAIRREALDEWLSALSQ; translated from the coding sequence ATGAAGGCATTGACCCTTTCGCTTATCAGCGCCACCCTTTTGGTGTCCACGACCCTGTCCGCCAGCGCAGCAGACAAACCAACCCTCACCGTCTATACCTATGATTCCTTTGTGGCTGATTGGGGCCCCGGTCCGGCCATCAAAAAGGGCTTTGAGGAGACCTGCGGCTGCACGGTCAGTTTCATTGCACCGGGTGACGCCACCGAAGGCTTTAACCGCCTGCGCCTTGAAGGCAAGAACAGCAAGGCAGACATTCTGCTGGGGCTTGATTCCAACCTCGTCGCCGATGCTGAGAAAAGCGGTCTGTTCGAGGCCCATGGCTTGAAGACAGATCACCTCTCCCTGCCTATCGAATGGGATGCCTCAACCTACATGCCCTTTGACTGGGGCTATTTTGCCTTTGTCTATGACAGCGACAAGGTGAAAAATCCGCCCAAAAGCTTTGATGCGCTGCTCAATGCCCCGGAGGATTTCAAGATCCTCATTCAGGATCCGCGCTCTTCCACGCCGGGATTGGGCCTGATGCTCTGGATCAAGGATATCTATGGCGACAAGGCCGGAGAAGTCTGGTCCAAACTCGCCCCACGCATCCTCACCGTCACCAAAGGCTGGTCGGAAGCCTATGGCATGTTCCTTGAAGGTCAGGCCCAGATGGTGCTGAGCTACACCACGTCGCCTGCCTATCATATCGTGACAGAGGACAAGACCAATTATCTCGCCGCTGCCTTTGACGAAGGCCACTATATGCAGATCGAACTGGCCGCCATTACAAAATCGAGCCAGCACAAAGATCTTGCCAAGGACTTTCTGGCCTATCTGACGGGTCCAGCCGCCCAAAAGGTGATCCCGACCACCAACTGGATGTATCCGGTAGCTCTCAACAAAGCCGACTTGCCAGAGGCCTTTGACACATTGATCCAGCCGGAAAAAGCCCGCCTGATCGCACCAAAGGACGTCCCGGCCATCCGTCGCGAAGCGCTGGATGAATGGCTCTCAGCGCTCAGCCAATAA
- a CDS encoding ABC transporter permease subunit, which yields MTDIAKVEDISRQSTKAVLKEFWYYFSENRGAVIGLCVFIFLALVAIFAPFLVLHDPNFQFREAFLMPPVWQEGGSSQFLLGTDAVGRDILSRLIMGSRFSLFVGVVVVFIALTGGIFVGVIAGYYGGKVDTVIMRIMDIILAFPSLLLALVMVAVLGPGLLNAMIAIAIVFQPHFVRLTRAAVMAEREREYVVAARVAGASDLRLMFLTILPNCTAPLIVQGTLSFSNAILDIAALGFLGLGAQPPTPEWGTMLAEAREFILRAWWVVTFPGVAILVTVLAINLIGDGLRDALDPKLKRS from the coding sequence ATGACTGATATTGCAAAAGTAGAAGACATTTCCCGCCAGTCGACCAAGGCGGTGCTGAAAGAATTCTGGTATTATTTCAGCGAAAACCGGGGTGCGGTCATTGGGCTTTGCGTCTTCATTTTTCTGGCGCTGGTTGCGATTTTTGCACCTTTTCTGGTGTTGCACGATCCCAACTTCCAGTTTCGTGAGGCCTTTCTGATGCCGCCAGTCTGGCAGGAGGGGGGCTCCAGCCAGTTCCTTCTGGGCACCGATGCGGTGGGGCGTGATATCCTGTCGCGGCTGATCATGGGCTCGCGTTTCTCGCTTTTTGTTGGTGTGGTGGTCGTCTTTATCGCGCTGACGGGGGGTATTTTCGTTGGCGTGATTGCCGGTTATTATGGTGGCAAGGTTGATACCGTCATCATGCGCATCATGGATATCATCCTTGCCTTTCCGAGCCTGTTGCTGGCTCTGGTGATGGTGGCGGTGCTTGGGCCGGGCCTTTTGAATGCCATGATCGCTATCGCGATCGTTTTCCAGCCTCACTTTGTCCGCCTCACTCGTGCTGCGGTGATGGCCGAGCGGGAGCGGGAATATGTGGTGGCCGCGCGCGTGGCCGGTGCCAGCGATCTGCGGCTGATGTTCCTGACCATTTTGCCAAACTGTACCGCACCGTTGATCGTGCAGGGCACTCTGTCCTTCTCGAACGCCATTCTTGACATTGCCGCTCTTGGCTTCCTTGGGCTTGGTGCTCAGCCGCCGACCCCGGAATGGGGCACGATGCTGGCCGAAGCACGCGAATTCATTCTGCGTGCCTGGTGGGTCGTGACCTTCCCCGGCGTTGCCATTTTGGTGACGGTTCTGGCGATCAACCTCATCGGTGACGGCCTGCGCGATGCGCTTGACCCGAAACTGAAGCGTTCATAG
- a CDS encoding alpha/beta hydrolase has product MSDPVEPMVRRFEITTSDGLILRGEVFGDRIAKGTPVLCLPGLTRNSRDFHPLAERLACDPDNPRFVMILNSRGRGPSDYDKNPENYNIMVEANDALHALAAAGLHEAIIIGTSRGGLLALVIAALRPNVIAGAVMNDIGPVIDVTGLSRIKTYLNRATPINDWKDAVSFAKIANSGQFDALSEENWQQMAQMTFRDENGKPAKDYDVAIAKAMDDVDLSIPLPDAWPQFMAMSHAPVLVLRGEHSDILKAETAREMVARHPDCQYHEVPGQGHAPLFVKDDLNDRVAAFLAEVDEKRAASTPCADPAFQQEADITYLVHPNQPEEDIIEEAPQEAPTPRVLTKEEIRRAREQKFQDVLDIADKMSALVEEEKSASNR; this is encoded by the coding sequence ATGAGCGATCCAGTGGAACCGATGGTAAGACGGTTTGAAATCACCACCAGCGATGGACTGATCCTGCGCGGCGAGGTTTTTGGCGACCGCATTGCCAAAGGCACGCCGGTGCTTTGCCTGCCCGGCCTCACCCGCAACAGCCGGGATTTTCACCCACTGGCAGAACGCCTTGCTTGCGATCCGGACAATCCACGTTTCGTGATGATCCTCAACAGCCGCGGGCGTGGTCCATCGGACTATGACAAGAATCCCGAAAATTACAATATCATGGTCGAAGCCAATGACGCCCTGCATGCCCTTGCCGCTGCTGGACTGCACGAAGCGATCATCATTGGCACCTCGCGTGGCGGTTTGTTGGCTTTGGTCATTGCGGCCTTGCGCCCCAATGTCATCGCAGGAGCGGTCATGAATGACATCGGTCCTGTCATCGACGTGACAGGCCTGTCACGCATCAAGACCTATCTCAACCGCGCCACGCCAATCAACGACTGGAAAGATGCCGTCAGCTTCGCCAAGATTGCCAATTCGGGCCAGTTTGACGCGCTGAGCGAAGAAAACTGGCAACAAATGGCCCAAATGACCTTCCGGGATGAAAATGGCAAGCCGGCCAAGGATTATGACGTCGCCATTGCCAAGGCCATGGACGATGTGGATCTCTCGATCCCTTTGCCCGACGCTTGGCCGCAATTCATGGCCATGTCGCACGCGCCCGTTTTGGTGCTGCGGGGTGAACATTCCGACATTCTCAAGGCCGAAACCGCCCGCGAAATGGTCGCCCGCCACCCTGATTGCCAATATCACGAAGTGCCAGGGCAGGGCCACGCCCCGCTGTTTGTCAAAGACGACCTCAATGATCGGGTCGCTGCTTTCCTTGCGGAGGTCGACGAAAAACGCGCTGCCAGCACTCCATGTGCCGATCCGGCTTTCCAACAGGAAGCCGACATCACCTATCTGGTCCATCCAAACCAGCCCGAAGAGGACATCATCGAAGAGGCACCACAAGAGGCTCCAACGCCAAGAGTGCTAACCAAGGAAGAAATCCGCCGCGCTCGCGAGCAGAAATTTCAGGATGTCCTCGACATCGCCGATAAAATGTCCGCCCTCGTCGAAGAGGAAAAATCAGCCTCCAATCGATGA
- a CDS encoding ABC transporter permease subunit: MLGFLLRRVGMLIPTFIGVTLVSFFFIRLLPGDPILLLAGERGISPERYAQLQTAFGFDQPVIMQYFDYVTGLFQGDFGMSMSTRRPVWDEFFALFPATLELSFVAIIIAVSIGIPAGVIAAVKRGSFFDHSVMTTALVGYSMPIFWWALLMIILFSGILQWTPVSGRISVMFYFEPVTGFMLIDSLLSGEEGAFQSAVSHLILPSFVLATIPMAVIARQTRSAMLEVLGEDYVRTARAKGLTKFRVIGLHALRNALIPVVTTIGLQVGVLLAGAILTETIFSWPGIGKWMVDSISRRDYQVVQGGLLMIAVLVMSVNLIVDLLYGLINPRIRHH, encoded by the coding sequence ATGTTAGGTTTTCTCTTGCGTCGAGTCGGGATGCTGATACCGACTTTTATCGGCGTGACACTGGTTTCATTCTTCTTCATCCGGCTATTGCCCGGTGATCCAATCCTGCTATTGGCGGGCGAACGGGGCATCTCGCCTGAGCGCTACGCACAACTGCAGACCGCTTTCGGATTCGATCAACCGGTGATCATGCAATATTTCGACTATGTAACCGGCCTGTTCCAAGGCGATTTCGGGATGTCGATGTCGACACGACGCCCGGTTTGGGATGAATTTTTCGCCCTGTTCCCCGCAACATTGGAACTGTCTTTCGTCGCGATCATCATTGCGGTTTCCATCGGCATTCCTGCCGGGGTGATTGCTGCGGTGAAGCGTGGCTCCTTCTTTGATCATTCCGTCATGACGACTGCACTGGTGGGCTATTCGATGCCGATCTTCTGGTGGGCGCTGCTGATGATCATTCTGTTTTCCGGCATTCTGCAATGGACCCCGGTTTCGGGTCGGATATCGGTGATGTTCTACTTTGAACCGGTCACCGGCTTCATGCTGATTGACTCGTTGTTGTCTGGCGAAGAGGGGGCGTTTCAGTCCGCAGTATCGCATCTGATCCTGCCATCCTTTGTGCTGGCGACGATCCCGATGGCGGTGATTGCGCGTCAGACCCGCTCGGCGATGCTGGAAGTGCTGGGCGAAGATTATGTCCGCACCGCACGTGCCAAGGGTTTGACCAAGTTTCGTGTAATCGGCCTGCATGCCTTGCGAAATGCGCTCATTCCGGTGGTCACGACCATTGGTTTGCAGGTTGGCGTGCTGTTGGCTGGTGCCATTTTGACCGAGACCATTTTCTCCTGGCCGGGTATCGGCAAGTGGATGGTCGATTCCATTTCCCGCCGCGACTATCAGGTCGTGCAGGGTGGCTTGCTGATGATCGCCGTGCTGGTGATGAGCGTTAACCTGATCGTTGATCTGCTGTATGGCCTGATCAACCCGCGCATCAGACATCACTAG
- the thiQ gene encoding thiamine ABC transporter ATP-binding protein, which produces MIEIEKLHIALDDWHLTADLSLKKGQFCALIGPSGAGKSTILNAIAGFLPVASGHIRINGQDLAPLPPAARPVAMLFQEHNLFAHMSIADNVALGINPSLKLTLTEQEAVNQALDQVGLAGMGNRPPRALSGGQRQRASLARAMLRKKEVLLLDEPFAALGPALRKEMLALVADLARQNGQTVIMVTHHPEDAKIASDVTALVDEGHIAQCGPTVDVFKAPSDALKRYLGL; this is translated from the coding sequence GTGATCGAGATTGAAAAATTACATATCGCGCTGGATGACTGGCACCTGACCGCCGACCTGTCGCTCAAGAAAGGCCAATTCTGCGCCCTGATCGGCCCATCCGGTGCGGGCAAAAGCACTATCCTGAATGCCATTGCCGGCTTCCTGCCCGTTGCATCGGGCCATATCCGCATCAATGGACAGGATCTTGCCCCTCTGCCCCCGGCAGCGCGTCCTGTTGCCATGCTGTTTCAGGAGCATAATCTTTTTGCCCATATGTCCATCGCCGACAATGTGGCCCTTGGCATCAATCCATCGCTCAAACTGACCTTGACCGAACAAGAGGCGGTCAACCAAGCGCTTGATCAGGTTGGCCTTGCTGGCATGGGCAACCGTCCGCCTCGCGCGCTTTCCGGCGGCCAACGCCAGCGCGCCAGCCTTGCCCGTGCCATGCTGCGCAAAAAGGAAGTGTTGCTGCTTGACGAACCCTTCGCCGCGCTGGGGCCAGCCCTGAGGAAAGAAATGCTGGCTTTGGTGGCTGATCTAGCCCGACAGAATGGTCAGACGGTGATCATGGTCACCCACCATCCCGAGGATGCCAAAATCGCATCCGACGTCACCGCTTTGGTCGATGAAGGCCATATAGCCCAATGCGGGCCGACCGTTGATGTCTTCAAAGCCCCATCCGATGCACTAAAACGCTATCTCGGTCTTTAA
- a CDS encoding ABC transporter substrate-binding protein, translated as MKLLTKALAATALAAVMATTVQAKTLVYCSEGSPEGFTPALYTSGTTFDASSKNVFNRLVEFERGATNIVPGLAESWDVSEDGLEYTFHLRKGVKFHTTKDFTPSRDFNADDVIFSFMRQKDPNHPYNKVSGGTYEYFGGMSMDSLIKEIVKVDDHTVKFVLSKVEAPFIANMAMDFASIQSAEYADQIAKTGNLETFDQNPVGTGPFQLVAYQKDAVIRYKAHPDYWAGKAPIDNLIFSITPDASVRYQKMKAGECHVMPYPNPADIEAMKSDDSINLMQQPGLNVGYLAYNNQKEKFQDVRVRKALNMAINKQAILDAVFQGAGEAAKNPIPPTMWSYNDKVVDDPYDPEAAKKLLKEAGVSGMKTNIWAMPVQRPYNPNARRMAELIQADWKAIGVDAEIVSYEWGEYLKRSSAGEHDTVLLGWTGDNGDPDNFMYVLLGCDAVESGANRAKWCNKEFNDLLIKAKETSNMEERTKLYEEAQVVFKREAPWATIAHSVVFKPVSKKVVDFKIDPFGGHIFYGVDIK; from the coding sequence ATGAAGTTGCTTACCAAAGCTCTGGCTGCGACTGCTCTGGCTGCTGTTATGGCAACCACCGTGCAGGCGAAAACCCTGGTTTACTGTTCCGAGGGCAGCCCTGAGGGCTTTACCCCGGCGCTGTATACGTCAGGCACCACCTTCGATGCGTCTTCCAAAAACGTCTTTAACCGTCTGGTTGAATTCGAACGTGGCGCGACCAACATTGTTCCGGGTCTGGCTGAAAGCTGGGACGTTTCCGAGGATGGACTGGAATATACCTTCCATCTGCGTAAAGGCGTAAAGTTCCACACGACCAAAGACTTTACCCCATCTCGCGACTTCAATGCTGATGACGTGATTTTCTCCTTCATGCGTCAGAAAGATCCCAACCATCCTTACAACAAGGTTTCTGGCGGGACTTACGAATATTTCGGTGGCATGTCCATGGACAGCCTGATCAAGGAGATCGTCAAGGTTGACGATCACACCGTGAAATTCGTGCTCTCCAAGGTTGAAGCTCCTTTCATCGCCAACATGGCTATGGATTTTGCGTCCATCCAGTCTGCAGAATATGCCGATCAGATCGCCAAAACCGGCAACCTTGAAACATTTGATCAGAACCCAGTTGGCACCGGTCCTTTCCAGCTGGTTGCTTATCAGAAAGACGCTGTGATCCGCTACAAAGCCCATCCTGATTACTGGGCCGGCAAAGCACCGATCGACAATCTGATCTTCTCCATCACGCCAGATGCATCCGTTCGCTATCAGAAAATGAAAGCTGGCGAGTGCCATGTCATGCCATATCCTAACCCGGCTGACATCGAAGCGATGAAGTCTGATGACAGCATCAACCTGATGCAGCAGCCTGGTCTGAATGTGGGCTATCTGGCTTACAACAACCAGAAAGAAAAATTCCAGGACGTTCGTGTTCGCAAGGCACTGAACATGGCCATCAACAAACAGGCCATTCTTGACGCCGTCTTCCAGGGCGCTGGTGAAGCTGCGAAAAACCCGATCCCGCCAACCATGTGGTCTTACAACGACAAGGTTGTCGATGATCCATATGATCCGGAAGCTGCGAAGAAACTGCTTAAAGAAGCTGGTGTTTCCGGCATGAAAACCAACATCTGGGCCATGCCTGTCCAGCGTCCATACAACCCGAATGCGCGCCGTATGGCCGAACTCATTCAGGCTGACTGGAAAGCGATTGGTGTTGATGCGGAAATCGTTTCCTACGAGTGGGGCGAATATCTGAAGCGTTCTTCTGCTGGCGAACATGATACCGTTCTGCTCGGCTGGACCGGTGACAATGGTGACCCGGACAACTTCATGTATGTTCTGCTTGGCTGCGATGCCGTTGAATCCGGTGCGAACCGTGCAAAATGGTGCAACAAAGAATTCAACGATCTGCTGATCAAGGCAAAAGAGACTTCGAACATGGAAGAGCGTACCAAGCTCTATGAAGAAGCTCAGGTTGTCTTCAAACGCGAAGCGCCTTGGGCAACCATTGCTCACTCTGTTGTCTTCAAGCCGGTCAGCAAGAAAGTGGTCGACTTCAAGATCGATCCATTTGGTGGCCACATCTTCTACGGTGTGGATATCAAGTAA
- a CDS encoding ABC transporter ATP-binding protein — protein sequence MSLLEIRNLTVEFDTAMGPFRALKGVDYTVSKGEVLAIVGESGSGKSVAMLATMGLLPDSATVNADLMSFDGRDLKTLTPKERRQVIGKDISMIFQEPIASLNPCFTVGFQIGEVLKTHLGMDGKEAKKRTIELFESVGIPTPEKRLTSFPHQMSGGQCQRIMIAMAIACNPKLLIADEPTTALDVTIQKQILDLLMDIQTQSDMGLIMITHDMGVVAETADRVVVQYNGEQMEEANVLDLFESPKHPYTKALLSALPERADGDRLPTVSDFASGFSKEDTLAS from the coding sequence ATGAGCTTGTTGGAAATCCGCAATCTGACAGTCGAGTTCGATACCGCCATGGGGCCTTTCCGGGCCTTGAAGGGCGTGGACTACACAGTCAGCAAGGGTGAAGTTTTGGCGATTGTCGGCGAGTCTGGTTCGGGCAAGTCGGTCGCCATGCTTGCCACCATGGGCCTGTTGCCTGACAGCGCCACCGTCAATGCCGACCTCATGTCCTTTGATGGCCGAGATCTGAAGACCCTGACGCCAAAGGAGCGGCGGCAGGTGATAGGCAAAGACATTTCGATGATCTTTCAGGAGCCGATTGCCAGCCTCAATCCGTGTTTTACGGTTGGCTTTCAGATTGGCGAAGTGCTGAAAACCCATTTGGGCATGGATGGCAAAGAGGCAAAGAAGCGCACCATTGAGCTGTTCGAATCGGTGGGCATCCCGACGCCTGAAAAGCGCCTGACCAGCTTTCCGCATCAAATGTCCGGGGGCCAGTGCCAACGTATCATGATCGCCATGGCGATTGCCTGCAATCCGAAGCTTCTGATTGCTGACGAGCCGACAACGGCGCTGGATGTGACGATTCAAAAACAGATCCTCGATCTGCTGATGGACATTCAGACCCAGAGCGATATGGGCCTGATCATGATCACCCACGATATGGGTGTGGTGGCCGAAACCGCTGACCGGGTTGTGGTGCAGTATAATGGCGAACAGATGGAAGAGGCCAATGTGCTCGATCTGTTTGAAAGCCCGAAACATCCTTACACCAAGGCGCTGCTGTCTGCCCTGCCGGAGCGTGCCGATGGCGACCGTCTGCCGACGGTGAGCGATTTTGCCAGTGGCTTTAGCAAAGAGGATACGCTTGCATCATGA
- a CDS encoding thiamine/thiamine pyrophosphate ABC transporter permease ThiP: MALSAQPINQVSNNALPDQPGSAAPAKGNGVQQTARSGIFGYGIPAILAFTAPIALVVASLIALWSVASDSLSDGSPLTALKELVSERYMRRAIFFTLLQATLSAVLSTLLAIPLARALASRNFPGRGAILSLFGAPFILPVIAAILGLIAIWGRNGLMAKATAALGVSELPFYGLFGILLAHVFFNLPLATRILLQGWLSIPAEHWRLAAQLGMKHSQVARHIERPMLRERLPGIFALVFLLCATSFTVVLALGGGPKATTIELAIYQAIRFEFDLERAAILACIQILLCAGLALLFRTITKDHDTGQSLGGLIIRQDRTSPWLRLLDGGVIALALLFLASPLIAAFTRGAISLGLHEMNKGAILMATLRSILVSLGACTVMLLISLPLAQMSLHLKGKWRRIGELPGFAILVAPPIALGAGLFVMLHQHVSVDDLALPLASLLNGLQAVPFALILLSPAMARIERDYGRQILHLGMDRRAAIRLVHWPLMRRPLGLSLGIAAALSMGDLGVIALFGSPAEPTLPLYLYQQMGAYRMDQAYGTGLLLTLFAFAVFLLFDKGLGGRDRD; this comes from the coding sequence ATGGCTCTCAGCGCTCAGCCAATAAATCAGGTCTCCAACAATGCACTGCCCGACCAACCGGGCAGTGCAGCCCCAGCGAAAGGCAATGGCGTGCAACAGACGGCAAGAAGCGGCATTTTTGGCTATGGCATCCCCGCAATTCTTGCCTTTACGGCCCCAATTGCACTGGTCGTCGCCAGCCTGATCGCCCTTTGGTCGGTCGCCAGTGACAGCCTCTCTGATGGCTCGCCGCTTACGGCCCTTAAAGAGTTGGTGTCAGAGCGCTATATGCGTCGCGCGATCTTCTTCACCTTGTTGCAAGCCACGCTCTCCGCCGTTCTCTCGACCCTTCTGGCCATCCCATTGGCCAGAGCGCTGGCCAGTCGCAATTTTCCCGGTCGCGGTGCAATCCTGTCACTCTTTGGTGCGCCCTTCATTCTGCCGGTGATTGCCGCCATTCTCGGTTTGATCGCCATTTGGGGGCGCAATGGCCTGATGGCGAAGGCAACCGCGGCTTTGGGCGTCTCAGAGCTGCCCTTTTACGGCCTGTTCGGCATACTGCTCGCCCATGTCTTTTTCAATTTGCCACTTGCCACCCGAATCCTGCTGCAAGGTTGGCTTTCGATTCCCGCAGAGCACTGGCGCTTGGCAGCCCAATTGGGTATGAAGCACAGTCAGGTCGCTCGCCATATCGAAAGGCCGATGCTCCGAGAGCGCCTGCCCGGTATCTTCGCGCTGGTCTTTCTGCTCTGCGCCACCAGCTTCACGGTCGTGCTGGCGCTCGGCGGCGGCCCCAAGGCGACAACCATCGAGCTGGCCATCTATCAAGCCATCCGCTTTGAATTCGATCTCGAACGCGCCGCGATCCTTGCCTGCATCCAGATTCTGCTCTGCGCCGGTTTGGCCCTGCTCTTTCGCACCATCACCAAGGACCATGACACCGGCCAGAGCCTTGGCGGCCTGATCATTCGTCAGGACCGCACCAGCCCATGGCTCCGCCTGCTTGATGGTGGGGTGATTGCGCTGGCTTTGCTTTTTCTTGCCTCTCCCCTCATTGCCGCCTTCACACGCGGCGCGATCAGTCTGGGCCTGCATGAGATGAATAAAGGCGCCATCCTGATGGCAACCCTGCGCTCGATTCTGGTTTCCCTTGGGGCTTGCACCGTGATGTTGCTGATCAGCCTGCCGTTGGCGCAAATGTCTCTTCATTTAAAGGGCAAATGGCGGCGCATTGGCGAGTTGCCGGGCTTTGCCATTCTCGTTGCCCCACCCATAGCCTTGGGTGCGGGGCTGTTCGTCATGCTGCATCAGCATGTGTCTGTCGATGATCTGGCCCTCCCCCTTGCCAGCCTGCTCAATGGTTTGCAAGCGGTGCCTTTCGCGCTGATCCTCCTGTCGCCTGCCATGGCCCGGATCGAGCGCGACTATGGCCGCCAGATCCTTCACCTCGGCATGGATCGCAGGGCAGCCATCCGGCTGGTCCATTGGCCGCTGATGCGCCGCCCGCTGGGCCTCAGCCTTGGCATCGCGGCGGCCTTGTCGATGGGTGACCTTGGGGTCATCGCCCTGTTCGGCTCCCCTGCAGAGCCAACCCTGCCGCTTTATCTTTATCAGCAAATGGGGGCCTATCGCATGGATCAGGCCTATGGCACCGGTCTGCTTCTGACCCTGTTTGCCTTTGCTGTCTTTCTCCTCTTTGACAAGGGACTTGGTGGTCGTGATCGAGATTGA